From a single Pseudorasbora parva isolate DD20220531a chromosome 15, ASM2467924v1, whole genome shotgun sequence genomic region:
- the nhsl1b gene encoding NHS-like protein 1 isoform X7 produces MVFIGTSLKSVIKYFKRKAVSNLDEEKKWTVHYTAPWHQQENVFLPGSRPACVEDLHRQAKVNLKTALRECDKLRKDGFRSSQYYSQGPTFSGSSNSQHEDEDIEGDDADKKSTASEEEKDSCQMRAQSPTQEEGVEVDGQMSWSKAPPLPTPEEKMRQQAQAVLTDIVPIDVTGETFDRQASIRRSLINTDTLVRRPKKVKRRKTISGVPDSVQQELAAKGRGGELRPQSMFIPGQYSTLGRVMNRNSTLRRSITKDSGCQTEEVKIVPPSVRRIRAQKGQGIAAQMAGISTSATNISSVYNGSSPGSSIVVMAPQFDNDIQRFHSLPRGARVSLNAEPLYSSTPFRHEDSAAKAPQQIGKLQVDDTVVHMRNAPRVCTQARPKSQEVRGTQKDWGSISGPACVVSPHAAYSTSFIPNATLSCSAEVIALHTTSSPGQSPLAGSPYTNARPLSMVSTVNSESTSSVGTGSHTPEAGMKDTCSETGQSDSSLHSHSTIAAGTLSSEEQWIYDTPENVLPRRTLTSSCSTPINHLYSSLERSSKGTDSSSLYSMDNDGYYTSMHLDSGLRSRSQGSGHGHGIGGRAGRHSMYECLGQQEDRTSLYSDQSLSRSISLRKPKKPPLPPARTDSLRRKPKKTSSATANIGGSNISNGSLLNESLIATLQQSLQNGLKSKGSSTSPSHSPCSDYEDPWMLRPRSQSSISAGSSGVSAAGMAHVYSICHVTPSHSDTSSLRSDYADSWGYYMDYPRPSGDQIQSPCTNSLSAGQVVELTNGRGLHNGNQATLPPAQEGSAKPRTGTSSPDRVHRLTSPSSGYSSQSNTPTAGTPVPSFMRCMSPSGSKPKPRVPERKSSLLSSVSISSSSTSLSSNTSDSNRNNIPPPPPLPAAPLALVPFNAPSFSPPLAPSSPVCTADQKFPPPPPTLPTTPHQQASMSPPYINSSPEFPPPPPPEVLTDLSGLNSSFSPHPPSPPPPLPAFSTIPAYSPPQNQLQASTTPPTPSSACLKEIKGSLKPVNLERRPVSPHSEQPSKVGIPLITPLALQSVQLRSAKRPENNGVSQLTRPQTPEKPLKSQHPTVTQVSSISPNLRPSSPEKKLSIQHSQDSHFEARPDCDVKSHSEPISCLTNGSIDLVEFKATAEVDGLETALSSSAETPQNAKPKKKPPLVSKKPTFSLTFSSVDHVSDLLSGQNDFNISTTTPEALDPTPVPEQEESTQKDCINISAPPEEITDVSPTNCEAREFSQTSGTIILDADMATIEAKDEEEGDDEDVTSSTESFGSKDDESGDVFESSTLDVAQSPSINSDGCGDMVTPTRPRTTEDLFAAIHSLDPLNMNTPQHTRSKRKVLGRKESEEDRSRGPLSPPVTPTGMAPSLTSSLPRQAGSIQRNLRKSPTSSDTFKALLLKKGSRSETSFRMSAAEMLRSTDPRFQRTRSLDSSLDPASPTAESPCSSPGRNKRASEDWARNEGMFSTSPSLIGPKYGRSRTPPSAASSKYNARSRILSSPMTVICERDGELTDCEDSCPVSPSNTPLPISQDSNSTLCEQSGS; encoded by the exons ATGGTGTTCATCGGGACTTCACTCAAGTCAGTCATTAAATACTTCAAACGGAAGG cTGTATCTAATCTGGATGAAGAGAAAAAGTGGACTGTGCACTACACGGCTCCATGGCACCAGCAGGAGAACGTCTTCCTGCCGGGCTCCAGACCGGCCTGCGTGGAAGACCTACACCGTCAGGCCAAAGTTAACTTGAAAACAGCTCTCAGAG AATGTGATAAACTGAGGAAAGATGGTTTCCGCAGCTCACAGTACTACTCACAGGGGCCCACCTTCTCAGGCTCCTCAAACTCGCAACATGAGGATGAGGACATCGAAGGGGATGACGCTGATAAAAAG TCTACAGCATCAGAGGAAGAGAAAGACTCCTGCCAAATGAGAGCACAAAGTCCCACACAGGAGGAGGGGGTCGAGGTTGATGGACAAATGTCATGGTCCAAAGCCCCACCCCTGCCCACTCCAGAAGAGAAGATGAGGCAGCAGGCTCAGGCTGTTCTCACAGATATTGTCCCCATCGATGTCACAG GGGAGACGTTTGACAGGCAGGCCAGCATCCGCCGCTCCCTAATAAACACTGACACTCTGGTCCGCCGGCCCAAGAAGGTTAAGCGAAGAAAGACTATTTCAGGGGTGCCTGACAGCGTCCAACAGGAACTAG CGGCTAAAGGGCGCGGAGGAGAGCTTCGGCCACAGTCCATGTTTATCCCTGGACAGTATTCAACACTTGGGCGAGTCATGAATAGGAATTCAACTCTTCGTCGATCTATAACAAAAGATTCTGGCTGCCAGACTGAGGAGGTGAAAATTGTCCCGCCCTCTGTGAGGAGAATAAGAGCTCAGAAGGGCCAAGGAATTGCTGCTCAAATGGCTGGCATCTCCACTTCGGCCACAAACATCTCTTCAGTTTATAATGGGAGCTCCCCTGGAAGTTCTATTGTTGTAATGGCACCACAGTTTGACAATGATATCCAGCGTTTTCACAGCTTGCCACGAGGTGCAAGGGTCTCTCTAAATGCAGAGCCCCTTTACAGTAGCACCCCTTTCAGGCATGAAGACTCCGCTGCAAAAGCACCTCAGCAGATTGGAAAATTACAAGTAGATGATACTGTGGTGCACATGAGGAATGCCCCAAGGGTATGTACCCAAGCCCGACCAAAATCTCAGGAGGTGAGAGGCACTCAAAAGGATTGGGGATCTATCTCAGGTCCAGCCTGTGTAGTTTCTCCACATGCAGCCTACTCAACCTCCTTTATACCTAATGCTACTCTGTCATGTTCTGCTGAGGTTATTGCACTTCACACCACATCAAGTCCTGGCCAGAGCCCACTTGCTGGGTCACCATACACTAATGCTAGACCTCTTAGCATGGTCTCAACTGTCAACAGTGAGAGCACTAGTAGTGTTGGCACAGGATCGCACACACCAGAGGCAGGCATGAAGGATACCTGTAGTGAGACTGGCCAGTCTGATAGCAGTTTGCACAGCCACAGCACCATTGCAGCAGGAACATTGTCTTCAGAAGAGCAATGGATTTACGACACTCCTGAGAATGTCTTGCCCAGAAGGACGCTGACTTCCAGCTGCTCAACACCCATAAATCATCTGTATAGTAGCCTTGAACGCTCCTCAAAAGGCACAGACTCTAGTTCACTCTACTCTATGGACAATGATGGCTACTACACTTCCATGCATCTGGATTCAGGCCTTAGATCAAGGAGCCAGGGTAGTGGCCATGGTCATGGTATAGGAGGAAGAGCAGGAAGACACAGTATGTATGAGTGCCTAGGTCAGCAAGAAGACAGAACCAGCTTGTACAGTGACCAATCACTGTCACGTTCCATCTCTCTACGCAAGCCTAAGAAGCCACCTCTTCCACCAGCACGTACAGACTCTCTACGACGAAAGCCTAAGAAAACCAGCTCCGCTACTGCCAACATTGGAGGGTCAAATATTAGCAATGGTTCTCTTCTCAATGAGTCACTGATTGCAACGCTTCAACAGTCACTTCAGAATGGGCTGAAAAGCAAAGGGTCCTCCACTTCACCATCTCACAGTCCTTGTAGTGACTATGAGGACCCCTGGATGCTTCGTCCCAGGAGCCAAAGCAGCATCAGTGCGGGCAGCAGTGGTGTATCAGCAGCAGGGATGGCTCATGTGTACTCTATCTGTCATGTCACACCTTCTCATAGTGACACTAGTAGCCTCCGTTCTGATTATGCAGACTCTTGGGGCTACTACATGGATTATCCTCGTCCATCTGGAGATCAAATACAGTCACCATGCACCAATTCCCTTTCTGCTGGACAAGTGGTTGAGCTGACAAATGGAAGAGGTCTCCATAATGGTAACCAGGCTACTCTTCCTCCTGCTCAGGAAGGAAGTGCAAAGCCCAGAACAGGCACCTCATCACCAGACAGGGTACATCGGTTGACTTCTCCATCAAGTGGATACTCAAGTCAATCCAACACTCCAACAGCTGGCACTCCCGTCCCCTCTTTTATGAGATGCATGTCTCCATCGGGAAGcaagcccaaacccagagtgcctgaaagaaagtcatccttgcTCTCATCTGTATCCATATCCTCTTCTTCCACCTCTCTATCCTCTAACACCTCTGATTCCAACAGAAACAATATTCCTCCCCCACCTCCTCTTCCAGCTGCCCCTTTGGCTCTTGTACCTTTCAATGCTCCATCCTTTTCTCCTCCCCTTGCGCCCTCCAGCCCTGTGTGCACAGCAGACCAGAAGTTTCCTCCTCCGCCACCTACTTTACCCACCACCCCCCATCAACAAGCATCCATGAGCCCTCCTTATATCAATTCTTCCCCCGAATTTCCACCGCCTCCACCTCCAGAAGTGTTGACGGACTTGTCAGGTCTCAATAGTTCTTTCAGCCCTCACCCACCTTCTCCACCACCACCACTGCCTGCTTTTTCCACTATCCCTGCTTATTCTCCCCCTCAAAATCAACTCCAAGCAAGCACGACACCCCCTACACCTTCTTCCGCTTGCTTGAAGGAAATTAAGGGTAGCCTAAAACCAGTGAACTTAGAAAGAAGACCAGTATCGCCTCACTCTGAGCAGCCTAGTAAGGTTGGCATACCACTGATCACCCCACTTGCCCTGCAGAGTGTGCAGCTTCGGTCAGCAAAGCGGCCAGAAAACAATGGAGTTAGCCAGTTGACTAGACCCCAAACACCAGAGAAGCCTCTCAAATCACAGCATCCCACAGTTACTCAGGTTTCTTCAATATCTCCAAATTTAAGGCCATCATCTCCAGAGAAAAAACTCTCCATCCAGCATAGCCAGGATAGCCATTTTGAAGCACGACCTGATTGTGATGTAAAATCACATTCTGAACCAATATCCTGCCTCACAAATGGGTCCATAGATCTTGTTGAGTTTAAGGCCACAGCTGAAGTAGATGGTCTAGAGACTGCCCTCTCATCATCTGCAGAAACCCCACAAAATGCTAAACCCAAGAAAAAGCCTCCTTTGGTTTCCAAAAAGCCCACGTTTTCTCTCACCTTTTCATCAGTGGATCATGTCAGTGATTTGCTGAGTGGTCAAAATGACTTTAACATCTCTACGACTACACCTGAAGCTCTGGACCCCACACCTGTTCCGGAACAGGAAGAGTCAACTCAGAAGGATTGCATTAACATTTCTGCACCTCCTGAGGAGATAACAGACGTTTCTCCCACCAATTGTGAAGCTCGGGAGTTCTCCCAGACCTCTGGTACCATCATTCTTGATGCAGACATGGCTACCATTGAAGCAAAGGATGAAGAAGAGGGAGATGATGAAGATGTAACCAGCAGCACAGAATCTTTTGGATCTAAAGATGATGAAAGTG GTGATGTGTTTGAGTCCAGCACGTTGGACGTCGCTCAATCTCCCAGCATCAACAGCGACGGCTGTGGGGACATGGTGACCCCCACGCGGCCTCGCACCACAGAGGACCTCTTTGCTGCCATTCACAG CCTGGACCCGTTGAACATGAACACCCCCCAACATACGAG GTCAAAGCGGAAGGTCCTGGGGCGCAAGGAATCCGAAGAGGACCGTTCAAGAGGTCCTCTATCCCCACCGGTTACCCCTACAGGAATGGCCCCAAGCTTGACATCCTCCCTGCCACGGCAAGCGGGCTCCATACAGCGCAACCTGCGCAAATCCCCGACCAGCAGCGACACATTCAAGGCTCTCCTGCTGAAAAAAGGCAGTCGCTCTGAGACCAGCTTCCGCATGTCCGCTGCCGAGATGCTGCGCAGCACCGACCCGCGCTTTCAGAGGACCCGCTCTCTCGACTCGTCGCTCGACCCGGCATCGCCGACGGCCGAGAGCCCCTGCTCTTCTCCGGGCCGGAACAAACGGGCGTCCGAGGACTGGGCGCGCAACGAGGGAATGTTCTCGACGTCCCCGTCATTGATCGGGCCGAAGTACGGCCGATCCCGCACGCCGCCCTCTGCCGCCAGCAGCAAGTACAACGCTCGCAGCCGGATCCTCAGCAGCCCCATGACGGTTATTTGCGAGAGGGACGGAGAACTCACCGACTGTGAAGACTCGTGCCCGGTTTCTCCATCGAACACACCCCTTCCCATCTCTCAGGACTCTAACAGCACTTTATGCGAGCAGAGCGGCAGTTAG
- the nhsl1b gene encoding NHS-like protein 1 isoform X8 has translation MVFIGTSLKSVIKYFKRKAVSNLDEEKKWTVHYTAPWHQQENVFLPGSRPACVEDLHRQAKVNLKTALRECDKLRKDGFRSSQYYSQGPTFSGSSNSQHEDEDIEGDDADKKSTASEEEKDSCQMRAQSPTQEEGVEVDGQMSWSKAPPLPTPEEKMRQQAQAVLTDIVPIDVTGETFDRQASIRRSLINTDTLVRRPKKVKRRKTISGVPDSVQQELAAKGRGGELRPQSMFIPGQYSTLGRVMNRNSTLRRSITKDSGCQTEEVKIVPPSVRRIRAQKGQGIAAQMAGISTSATNISSVYNGSSPGSSIVVMAPQFDNDIQRFHSLPRGARVSLNAEPLYSSTPFRHEDSAAKAPQQIGKLQVDDTVVHMRNAPRVCTQARPKSQEVRGTQKDWGSISGPACVVSPHAAYSTSFIPNATLSCSAEVIALHTTSSPGQSPLAGSPYTNARPLSMVSTVNSESTSSVGTGSHTPEAGMKDTCSETGQSDSSLHSHSTIAAGTLSSEEQWIYDTPENVLPRRTLTSSCSTPINHLYSSLERSSKGTDSSSLYSMDNDGYYTSMHLDSGLRSRSQGSGHGHGIGGRAGRHSMYECLGQQEDRTSLYSDQSLSRSISLRKPKKPPLPPARTDSLRRKPKKTSSATANIGGSNISNGSLLNESLIATLQQSLQNGLKSKGSSTSPSHSPCSDYEDPWMLRPRSQSSISAGSSGVSAAGMAHVYSICHVTPSHSDTSSLRSDYADSWGYYMDYPRPSGDQIQSPCTNSLSAGQVVELTNGRGLHNGNQATLPPAQEGSAKPRTGTSSPDRVHRLTSPSSGYSSQSNTPTAGTPVPSFMRCMSPSGSKPKPRVPERKSSLLSSVSISSSSTSLSSNTSDSNRNNIPPPPPLPAAPLALVPFNAPSFSPPLAPSSPVCTADQKFPPPPPTLPTTPHQQASMSPPYINSSPEFPPPPPPEVLTDLSGLNSSFSPHPPSPPPPLPAFSTIPAYSPPQNQLQASTTPPTPSSACLKEIKGSLKPVNLERRPVSPHSEQPSKVGIPLITPLALQSVQLRSAKRPENNGVSQLTRPQTPEKPLKSQHPTVTQVSSISPNLRPSSPEKKLSIQHSQDSHFEARPDCDVKSHSEPISCLTNGSIDLVEFKATAEVDGLETALSSSAETPQNAKPKKKPPLVSKKPTFSLTFSSVDHVSDLLSGQNDFNISTTTPEALDPTPVPEQEESTQKDCINISAPPEEITDVSPTNCEAREFSQTSGTIILDADMATIEAKDEEEGDDEDVTSSTESFGSKDDESGDVFESSTLDVAQSPSINSDGCGDMVTPTRPRTTEDLFAAIHRSKRKVLGRKESEEDRSRGPLSPPVTPTGMAPSLTSSLPRQAGSIQRNLRKSPTSSDTFKALLLKKGSRSETSFRMSAAEMLRSTDPRFQRTRSLDSSLDPASPTAESPCSSPGRNKRASEDWARNEGMFSTSPSLIGPKYGRSRTPPSAASSKYNARSRILSSPMTVICERDGELTDCEDSCPVSPSNTPLPISQDSNSTLCEQSGS, from the exons ATGGTGTTCATCGGGACTTCACTCAAGTCAGTCATTAAATACTTCAAACGGAAGG cTGTATCTAATCTGGATGAAGAGAAAAAGTGGACTGTGCACTACACGGCTCCATGGCACCAGCAGGAGAACGTCTTCCTGCCGGGCTCCAGACCGGCCTGCGTGGAAGACCTACACCGTCAGGCCAAAGTTAACTTGAAAACAGCTCTCAGAG AATGTGATAAACTGAGGAAAGATGGTTTCCGCAGCTCACAGTACTACTCACAGGGGCCCACCTTCTCAGGCTCCTCAAACTCGCAACATGAGGATGAGGACATCGAAGGGGATGACGCTGATAAAAAG TCTACAGCATCAGAGGAAGAGAAAGACTCCTGCCAAATGAGAGCACAAAGTCCCACACAGGAGGAGGGGGTCGAGGTTGATGGACAAATGTCATGGTCCAAAGCCCCACCCCTGCCCACTCCAGAAGAGAAGATGAGGCAGCAGGCTCAGGCTGTTCTCACAGATATTGTCCCCATCGATGTCACAG GGGAGACGTTTGACAGGCAGGCCAGCATCCGCCGCTCCCTAATAAACACTGACACTCTGGTCCGCCGGCCCAAGAAGGTTAAGCGAAGAAAGACTATTTCAGGGGTGCCTGACAGCGTCCAACAGGAACTAG CGGCTAAAGGGCGCGGAGGAGAGCTTCGGCCACAGTCCATGTTTATCCCTGGACAGTATTCAACACTTGGGCGAGTCATGAATAGGAATTCAACTCTTCGTCGATCTATAACAAAAGATTCTGGCTGCCAGACTGAGGAGGTGAAAATTGTCCCGCCCTCTGTGAGGAGAATAAGAGCTCAGAAGGGCCAAGGAATTGCTGCTCAAATGGCTGGCATCTCCACTTCGGCCACAAACATCTCTTCAGTTTATAATGGGAGCTCCCCTGGAAGTTCTATTGTTGTAATGGCACCACAGTTTGACAATGATATCCAGCGTTTTCACAGCTTGCCACGAGGTGCAAGGGTCTCTCTAAATGCAGAGCCCCTTTACAGTAGCACCCCTTTCAGGCATGAAGACTCCGCTGCAAAAGCACCTCAGCAGATTGGAAAATTACAAGTAGATGATACTGTGGTGCACATGAGGAATGCCCCAAGGGTATGTACCCAAGCCCGACCAAAATCTCAGGAGGTGAGAGGCACTCAAAAGGATTGGGGATCTATCTCAGGTCCAGCCTGTGTAGTTTCTCCACATGCAGCCTACTCAACCTCCTTTATACCTAATGCTACTCTGTCATGTTCTGCTGAGGTTATTGCACTTCACACCACATCAAGTCCTGGCCAGAGCCCACTTGCTGGGTCACCATACACTAATGCTAGACCTCTTAGCATGGTCTCAACTGTCAACAGTGAGAGCACTAGTAGTGTTGGCACAGGATCGCACACACCAGAGGCAGGCATGAAGGATACCTGTAGTGAGACTGGCCAGTCTGATAGCAGTTTGCACAGCCACAGCACCATTGCAGCAGGAACATTGTCTTCAGAAGAGCAATGGATTTACGACACTCCTGAGAATGTCTTGCCCAGAAGGACGCTGACTTCCAGCTGCTCAACACCCATAAATCATCTGTATAGTAGCCTTGAACGCTCCTCAAAAGGCACAGACTCTAGTTCACTCTACTCTATGGACAATGATGGCTACTACACTTCCATGCATCTGGATTCAGGCCTTAGATCAAGGAGCCAGGGTAGTGGCCATGGTCATGGTATAGGAGGAAGAGCAGGAAGACACAGTATGTATGAGTGCCTAGGTCAGCAAGAAGACAGAACCAGCTTGTACAGTGACCAATCACTGTCACGTTCCATCTCTCTACGCAAGCCTAAGAAGCCACCTCTTCCACCAGCACGTACAGACTCTCTACGACGAAAGCCTAAGAAAACCAGCTCCGCTACTGCCAACATTGGAGGGTCAAATATTAGCAATGGTTCTCTTCTCAATGAGTCACTGATTGCAACGCTTCAACAGTCACTTCAGAATGGGCTGAAAAGCAAAGGGTCCTCCACTTCACCATCTCACAGTCCTTGTAGTGACTATGAGGACCCCTGGATGCTTCGTCCCAGGAGCCAAAGCAGCATCAGTGCGGGCAGCAGTGGTGTATCAGCAGCAGGGATGGCTCATGTGTACTCTATCTGTCATGTCACACCTTCTCATAGTGACACTAGTAGCCTCCGTTCTGATTATGCAGACTCTTGGGGCTACTACATGGATTATCCTCGTCCATCTGGAGATCAAATACAGTCACCATGCACCAATTCCCTTTCTGCTGGACAAGTGGTTGAGCTGACAAATGGAAGAGGTCTCCATAATGGTAACCAGGCTACTCTTCCTCCTGCTCAGGAAGGAAGTGCAAAGCCCAGAACAGGCACCTCATCACCAGACAGGGTACATCGGTTGACTTCTCCATCAAGTGGATACTCAAGTCAATCCAACACTCCAACAGCTGGCACTCCCGTCCCCTCTTTTATGAGATGCATGTCTCCATCGGGAAGcaagcccaaacccagagtgcctgaaagaaagtcatccttgcTCTCATCTGTATCCATATCCTCTTCTTCCACCTCTCTATCCTCTAACACCTCTGATTCCAACAGAAACAATATTCCTCCCCCACCTCCTCTTCCAGCTGCCCCTTTGGCTCTTGTACCTTTCAATGCTCCATCCTTTTCTCCTCCCCTTGCGCCCTCCAGCCCTGTGTGCACAGCAGACCAGAAGTTTCCTCCTCCGCCACCTACTTTACCCACCACCCCCCATCAACAAGCATCCATGAGCCCTCCTTATATCAATTCTTCCCCCGAATTTCCACCGCCTCCACCTCCAGAAGTGTTGACGGACTTGTCAGGTCTCAATAGTTCTTTCAGCCCTCACCCACCTTCTCCACCACCACCACTGCCTGCTTTTTCCACTATCCCTGCTTATTCTCCCCCTCAAAATCAACTCCAAGCAAGCACGACACCCCCTACACCTTCTTCCGCTTGCTTGAAGGAAATTAAGGGTAGCCTAAAACCAGTGAACTTAGAAAGAAGACCAGTATCGCCTCACTCTGAGCAGCCTAGTAAGGTTGGCATACCACTGATCACCCCACTTGCCCTGCAGAGTGTGCAGCTTCGGTCAGCAAAGCGGCCAGAAAACAATGGAGTTAGCCAGTTGACTAGACCCCAAACACCAGAGAAGCCTCTCAAATCACAGCATCCCACAGTTACTCAGGTTTCTTCAATATCTCCAAATTTAAGGCCATCATCTCCAGAGAAAAAACTCTCCATCCAGCATAGCCAGGATAGCCATTTTGAAGCACGACCTGATTGTGATGTAAAATCACATTCTGAACCAATATCCTGCCTCACAAATGGGTCCATAGATCTTGTTGAGTTTAAGGCCACAGCTGAAGTAGATGGTCTAGAGACTGCCCTCTCATCATCTGCAGAAACCCCACAAAATGCTAAACCCAAGAAAAAGCCTCCTTTGGTTTCCAAAAAGCCCACGTTTTCTCTCACCTTTTCATCAGTGGATCATGTCAGTGATTTGCTGAGTGGTCAAAATGACTTTAACATCTCTACGACTACACCTGAAGCTCTGGACCCCACACCTGTTCCGGAACAGGAAGAGTCAACTCAGAAGGATTGCATTAACATTTCTGCACCTCCTGAGGAGATAACAGACGTTTCTCCCACCAATTGTGAAGCTCGGGAGTTCTCCCAGACCTCTGGTACCATCATTCTTGATGCAGACATGGCTACCATTGAAGCAAAGGATGAAGAAGAGGGAGATGATGAAGATGTAACCAGCAGCACAGAATCTTTTGGATCTAAAGATGATGAAAGTG GTGATGTGTTTGAGTCCAGCACGTTGGACGTCGCTCAATCTCCCAGCATCAACAGCGACGGCTGTGGGGACATGGTGACCCCCACGCGGCCTCGCACCACAGAGGACCTCTTTGCTGCCATTCACAG GTCAAAGCGGAAGGTCCTGGGGCGCAAGGAATCCGAAGAGGACCGTTCAAGAGGTCCTCTATCCCCACCGGTTACCCCTACAGGAATGGCCCCAAGCTTGACATCCTCCCTGCCACGGCAAGCGGGCTCCATACAGCGCAACCTGCGCAAATCCCCGACCAGCAGCGACACATTCAAGGCTCTCCTGCTGAAAAAAGGCAGTCGCTCTGAGACCAGCTTCCGCATGTCCGCTGCCGAGATGCTGCGCAGCACCGACCCGCGCTTTCAGAGGACCCGCTCTCTCGACTCGTCGCTCGACCCGGCATCGCCGACGGCCGAGAGCCCCTGCTCTTCTCCGGGCCGGAACAAACGGGCGTCCGAGGACTGGGCGCGCAACGAGGGAATGTTCTCGACGTCCCCGTCATTGATCGGGCCGAAGTACGGCCGATCCCGCACGCCGCCCTCTGCCGCCAGCAGCAAGTACAACGCTCGCAGCCGGATCCTCAGCAGCCCCATGACGGTTATTTGCGAGAGGGACGGAGAACTCACCGACTGTGAAGACTCGTGCCCGGTTTCTCCATCGAACACACCCCTTCCCATCTCTCAGGACTCTAACAGCACTTTATGCGAGCAGAGCGGCAGTTAG